A genomic stretch from Lathyrus oleraceus cultivar Zhongwan6 chromosome 2, CAAS_Psat_ZW6_1.0, whole genome shotgun sequence includes:
- the LOC127123609 gene encoding uncharacterized protein LOC127123609 — protein sequence MLNETTSPSSSSPSSPPYYILSSDNEPSDPQSPTLAQLQARALASQQPSQTKPKPEVTSPPPEQQNPPPSDQPQTPTPAQQTNPPPEQPIPSPSEPQPNPQPEQTTPFPSDIPPPPTSATIITPIQNPDDTNQTPPSSPASDSEPETTFPILEEVITVFAESSVEKIKDAGIRLQARLAREAEEKARKEVEDKVRLEEEQRIREAEEKVVAAEAEAKEKAEAEEAAHIAAEEAAKASVDALTHGEHSNSGFAPLVLKTLEELQKEQQVVRARLDHQDSVNTNIQNLLTQLLQRMPPPPNP from the exons ATGCTGAACGAAACTACCTCACCATCCTCCTCCTCACCTTCATCCCCACCATACTATATTCTTTCATCTGACAACGAACCCTCGGACCCTCAATCCCCCACTCTAGCTCAGCTTCAAGCACGTGCTCTAGCCTCTCAACAGCCATCACAAACTAAACCTAAACCTGAAGTCACTTCCCCACCCCCTGAACAACAAAATCCACCTCCATCTGATCAACCTCAAACACCAACACCTGCACAACAAACTAATCCACCTCCTGAACAACCAATACCATCACcatctgaacctcaaccaaaTCCACAACCTGAACAAACAACACCATTTCCCTCTGATATTCCCCCACCACCAACCTCTGCTACCATCATCACTCCTATTCAAAATCCAGATGACACCAATCAGACTCCACCATCCTCCCCAGCCTCTGACTCTGAACCAGAAACTACCTTCCCCATATTAGAAGAAGTAATAACTGTTTTTGCAGAATCTTCAGTAGAGAAGATCAA agatgctggTATAAGACTCCAAGCTCGCTTGGCCAGAGAGGCTGAAGAAAAGGCCAGGAAGGAAGTAGAAGATAAAGTTCGCCTGGAAGAAGAGCAAAgaatcagagaagctgaagaaaaggtTGTTGCTGCTGAGGCTGAGGCAAAAGAAAAAGCCGAAGCTGAAGAAGCAGCACATATTGCTGCAGAGGAAGCTGCCAAGGCCAGTGTTGATGCTTTGACTCATGGGGAGCACTCTAACTCTGGTTTTGCCCCTCTGGTCTTAAAGACTCTAGAGGAACTACAAAAGGAACAACAAGTGGTACGAGCAAGGTTGGATCACCAGGATTCCGTCAACACCAACATTCAGAACCTGTTGACTCagctgctccaaaggatgcctccgcccCCAAACCCTTAG